Proteins from one Embleya scabrispora genomic window:
- a CDS encoding ATP-dependent DNA helicase UvrD2, producing the protein MIASPDDVLDALDPEQRRVAEAVDGAVCVLAGAGTGKTRAITHRIAYGVLAGAMQPGQTLAVTFTARAAGELRGRLRDLGVPGVQARTFHSAALRQLSYFWPKVFAGPPPQLVETKIMLVRDAVAHCRLRADRAELRDITGEIEWAKATQTAPDDYPGAVLAAGRKPPRAAAEIAHVYAAYEKIKSGKGRMDFEDVLLLTIGLLDERPEVREAVQAQYRHFTVDEYQDVNPLQQRLLDLWSTGARSLCVVGDASQTIYSFTGATPAYLLGFRRRHPDAKLVELVRDYRSTPQVVGLANRLLARAGGEAAKHRLQLISQRGTGPEPDFVEHADEQAEAESTAKRIRALIDDGVRPAEIAVLFRTNAQSESYEQALADQSVAYLLKGAERFFERAEIRQAMGFLRAHAISGGTDAEAGPLAAEVRAVLGGTGWSAEPPAGSGQARETWESVAALARLADEFAVKRPEATLRDFTVELAERAAAQHAPTVEGVTLASLHAAKGLEWDVVFLVGLNEGMMPISYADTPDKIEEERRLLYVGVTRARERLTLSWSLARTPGGRGRTASRFLDGLRGPGGGRGVGSAQPDAYRSPGPGASPGGLPRPRRKVGPVRCRVCARALQDAAERKIGRCLDCPSDVDEFLLGQLREWRLRRADEHSQPAFVVFTDATLTAIAETRPLNERQLAAIPGVSRTKLERFGDDVLALCAGHDLAIEPDPDDYGHIPEVEQDLEPAIEDALDGG; encoded by the coding sequence ATGATCGCTTCCCCCGACGACGTCCTCGACGCGCTCGATCCCGAGCAGCGGCGGGTGGCCGAGGCCGTCGACGGCGCGGTGTGCGTGCTCGCGGGCGCGGGCACCGGCAAGACGCGGGCGATCACCCACCGGATCGCCTACGGTGTGCTCGCCGGCGCGATGCAGCCCGGACAGACCCTGGCGGTCACCTTCACCGCGCGGGCCGCGGGGGAGTTGCGCGGCCGGCTGCGCGATTTGGGCGTCCCGGGCGTACAGGCGCGTACGTTCCACTCGGCGGCGCTGCGCCAGCTGTCCTACTTCTGGCCGAAAGTGTTCGCCGGGCCGCCGCCGCAGCTGGTCGAGACCAAGATCATGCTGGTCCGCGACGCGGTGGCGCACTGCCGCCTGCGCGCCGATCGGGCCGAGCTGCGCGACATCACCGGCGAGATCGAGTGGGCCAAGGCCACCCAGACCGCGCCCGACGACTACCCGGGCGCGGTGCTCGCGGCGGGCCGCAAGCCGCCGCGCGCCGCCGCCGAGATCGCGCACGTCTACGCGGCCTACGAGAAGATCAAGTCCGGCAAGGGCCGGATGGACTTCGAGGATGTGCTGTTGCTCACCATCGGGCTGCTCGACGAGCGGCCCGAGGTGCGCGAGGCGGTGCAGGCGCAATACCGGCACTTCACCGTGGACGAGTACCAGGACGTCAACCCGCTCCAGCAGCGCCTGCTCGACCTGTGGTCGACCGGGGCCCGCAGCCTGTGCGTGGTCGGCGACGCGAGTCAGACCATCTACTCGTTCACCGGCGCCACACCCGCCTACCTGCTCGGTTTCCGTCGCCGCCATCCCGACGCGAAGCTGGTCGAACTGGTCCGCGACTACCGCTCGACCCCGCAGGTGGTGGGCCTGGCCAACCGGCTGCTCGCGCGCGCCGGCGGCGAGGCGGCCAAGCACCGGCTGCAGCTGATCTCGCAGCGCGGCACCGGCCCGGAGCCCGACTTCGTCGAGCACGCCGACGAGCAGGCCGAGGCGGAGAGCACCGCGAAGCGCATCCGCGCGCTGATCGACGACGGAGTGCGGCCCGCGGAGATCGCCGTGTTGTTCCGCACCAACGCGCAGTCCGAGTCCTACGAGCAGGCGCTCGCCGACCAGTCGGTGGCCTACCTGCTCAAGGGCGCCGAGCGGTTCTTCGAACGGGCCGAGATCCGGCAGGCGATGGGCTTCCTGCGCGCGCACGCGATCTCCGGCGGCACCGACGCCGAGGCCGGGCCGTTGGCCGCGGAGGTGCGCGCGGTGCTCGGCGGCACCGGGTGGAGCGCGGAGCCGCCCGCGGGATCCGGTCAGGCCCGGGAGACGTGGGAGTCCGTGGCCGCGCTGGCGCGGCTGGCCGACGAGTTCGCGGTCAAGCGGCCGGAGGCGACGCTGCGCGACTTCACCGTCGAGCTGGCCGAGCGGGCGGCCGCCCAGCACGCGCCGACGGTGGAGGGCGTCACCCTCGCGTCGCTGCACGCGGCCAAGGGGCTGGAGTGGGACGTGGTGTTCCTGGTCGGCCTCAACGAGGGCATGATGCCGATCTCCTACGCCGACACCCCGGACAAGATCGAGGAGGAGCGCCGGCTGCTCTACGTCGGGGTGACCCGGGCGCGCGAGCGGTTGACCCTGTCCTGGTCGCTGGCCCGCACCCCGGGCGGGCGCGGGCGGACGGCGTCGCGGTTCCTGGACGGGCTGCGCGGCCCCGGTGGTGGGCGCGGCGTCGGCTCGGCGCAGCCCGACGCGTACCGCTCGCCCGGCCCCGGCGCGAGCCCGGGCGGCCTGCCCCGGCCCCGGCGCAAGGTCGGCCCGGTGCGCTGCCGGGTGTGCGCGCGAGCCCTCCAGGACGCCGCCGAGCGCAAGATCGGCCGCTGCCTGGACTGCCCGTCGGACGTGGACGAGTTCCTGCTGGGGCAACTGCGCGAGTGGCGACTGCGCCGGGCCGACGAGCACAGCCAGCCGGCCTTCGTGGTCTTCACCGACGCGACGCTCACCGCGATCGCCGAGACCCGTCCGCTCAACGAGCGCCAACTCGCCGCGATTCCGGGAGTGAGCCGGACCAAGCTGGAGCGATTCGGTGACGACGTACTCGCGCTGTGCGCCGGTCACGACCTGGCGATCGAGCCGGATCCGGACGACTACGGGCACATTCCGGAGGTCGAACAGGACCTCGAACCGGCCATCGAGGATGCCCTCGACGGAGGGTGA
- a CDS encoding mycoredoxin, giving the protein MSAPVTMYSTTWCGYCRRLKSQMEREGIAYTEVNIEQDPAAADFVMSVNGGNQTVPTLVILPADGGAPLWTATNPSLAQVKAAVSELAA; this is encoded by the coding sequence ATGTCGGCCCCCGTGACGATGTACAGCACGACCTGGTGCGGCTACTGCCGCCGGCTGAAGAGCCAGATGGAGCGCGAGGGCATCGCCTACACCGAGGTGAACATCGAGCAGGACCCCGCGGCCGCCGACTTCGTGATGAGCGTCAACGGCGGCAACCAAACCGTCCCGACGCTGGTCATCCTGCCCGCCGACGGCGGCGCGCCGCTGTGGACCGCGACCAACCCGAGCCTGGCCCAGGTCAAGGCCGCCGTGTCCGAACTGGCCGCCTGA
- the nudC gene encoding NAD(+) diphosphatase has protein sequence MIRPKPVAGQALARSALDRASEHRLDQAWLDAAWARPDTRVLVLAQGRARWSGEAGEPRLVLVDAASAPVGERRLLGLDAAGVAYFAVDVEKLPEPAEDGHEGGLRELGTLLDDRDAGLLVHATGLHHWHRTHRFCARCGQPTESAAAGHVRRCPACGTEHYPRTDPAVIMLVLDRDDRCLLGRQPQWPERRWSTFAGFVEPGESLEQAVARELHEEVGVVTSATTYVASQPWPFPSSLMLGFLAYAVDDRVHVDGEEIAEARWFTRAEFKEAMDTGEVLTPGSLSIARYLIEQWYGGPLDEGNHW, from the coding sequence TTGATCCGCCCCAAGCCCGTCGCCGGGCAGGCACTGGCCCGATCCGCGCTCGACCGGGCGTCCGAACACCGCCTGGACCAGGCGTGGCTGGACGCGGCGTGGGCGCGGCCCGACACGCGCGTACTGGTCCTGGCGCAGGGTCGGGCGCGCTGGTCGGGCGAGGCGGGCGAACCCCGCCTGGTCCTGGTCGACGCGGCGAGCGCGCCGGTGGGCGAGCGGCGGTTGCTCGGTCTCGACGCGGCCGGGGTGGCGTACTTCGCGGTGGACGTCGAGAAGTTGCCGGAGCCCGCCGAGGACGGGCACGAGGGCGGCCTGCGCGAGTTGGGCACGCTGCTCGACGACCGGGACGCGGGGCTGCTCGTGCACGCCACCGGGCTGCACCACTGGCATCGCACGCACCGATTCTGCGCCCGCTGCGGACAGCCGACCGAGTCGGCCGCGGCCGGGCACGTGCGGCGCTGCCCGGCCTGTGGCACCGAGCACTATCCGCGCACCGACCCGGCGGTGATCATGCTCGTGCTCGACCGGGACGACCGCTGCCTGCTCGGCCGCCAGCCGCAGTGGCCCGAACGGCGCTGGTCCACCTTCGCGGGCTTCGTCGAGCCCGGCGAGTCGCTGGAGCAGGCGGTGGCGCGCGAGCTGCACGAGGAGGTCGGCGTGGTGACGTCGGCCACCACCTACGTGGCGAGCCAGCCGTGGCCGTTCCCCTCCAGCCTGATGCTGGGCTTCCTCGCCTATGCGGTGGACGACAGGGTGCACGTGGACGGCGAGGAGATCGCCGAGGCCCGCTGGTTCACCCGCGCCGAGTTCAAGGAGGCGATGGACACGGGCGAGGTGTTGACGCCCGGGTCGTTGTCCATCGCCCGATACCTGATCGAGCAGTGGTACGGCGGGCCGCTGGACGAGGGCAACCACTGGTGA
- a CDS encoding dipeptidase: protein MSITDRGVVEYIGAHADDFLADLRAWLAIPSISGDPAAAADVARSAWWLGGALRDAGFPTVEVWETPGLPAVFAEWPSADPDAPTVLVYGHHDVQPAALADGWSTPPFEPTDIGDRLYARGAADDKGQVLFHLLGVRAHLAATGRTTPAVNLKLIVEGEEESGSPHLAALLRERRDRLACDVVVVSDTGMWAADTPSTCTGMRGLAEVQIDFHGPSADIHSGSFGGAVPNPATALARLIAALHDEGGHVAIPGFHSGVGELTEYERESFAKLPFDESVWLGNAKSGAAAGEAGYTTLERVWARPTAEVNGIWGGYIGPGRKTIVPTSAHAKVSFRLVDRQDPEEIERVVRAWVSERVPAGIRCELDFGTGVRPCLTPLDHPALQAVVRAMGRAFDTEILYTREGGSGPEADLQDVLRAPVVFLGVSLPDDGWHSIDEKVEKPLLLKGAEAAAYLWEELAASRRGAAPGKDDR, encoded by the coding sequence ATGAGCATCACCGACCGCGGCGTCGTCGAATACATAGGCGCCCACGCCGACGACTTCCTCGCCGATCTGCGCGCCTGGCTGGCCATCCCCTCGATCTCCGGCGACCCCGCGGCGGCGGCCGACGTCGCCCGCAGCGCGTGGTGGCTGGGCGGCGCGCTGCGCGACGCCGGCTTCCCCACCGTCGAGGTGTGGGAGACGCCCGGGCTGCCGGCCGTGTTCGCCGAGTGGCCCTCCGCCGATCCCGACGCGCCGACGGTGCTCGTGTACGGGCACCACGACGTGCAGCCCGCGGCGCTCGCCGACGGATGGAGCACGCCGCCGTTCGAGCCGACCGACATCGGCGACCGGCTGTACGCGCGCGGTGCCGCGGACGACAAGGGGCAGGTCCTGTTCCACCTGCTCGGGGTGCGGGCGCACCTGGCGGCGACCGGGCGTACCACCCCCGCGGTGAATCTCAAGCTGATCGTCGAGGGCGAGGAGGAGTCCGGCTCGCCGCACCTGGCGGCGCTGCTGCGCGAGCGCCGCGACCGGCTCGCGTGCGATGTCGTGGTGGTCTCCGACACCGGGATGTGGGCGGCGGACACCCCCAGCACCTGCACCGGGATGCGCGGTCTCGCCGAGGTGCAGATCGACTTCCACGGTCCGAGCGCGGACATCCACTCCGGCTCCTTCGGCGGCGCGGTGCCCAACCCGGCGACCGCGCTGGCCCGGCTGATCGCCGCGCTGCACGACGAGGGCGGACACGTCGCCATTCCCGGCTTCCACTCCGGTGTCGGCGAACTCACCGAGTACGAGCGGGAGTCGTTCGCCAAGCTGCCGTTCGACGAGAGCGTGTGGTTGGGCAACGCCAAGTCCGGCGCGGCGGCCGGCGAGGCCGGCTACACCACCCTGGAGCGGGTGTGGGCGCGCCCGACGGCGGAGGTCAACGGCATCTGGGGCGGCTACATCGGCCCCGGCCGCAAGACCATCGTGCCCACCTCGGCGCACGCGAAGGTGTCGTTCCGGCTGGTGGACCGGCAGGACCCGGAGGAGATCGAGCGTGTCGTGCGCGCGTGGGTGAGCGAGCGGGTGCCCGCCGGGATCCGCTGCGAACTGGACTTCGGCACCGGGGTCCGGCCCTGCCTGACCCCGCTCGACCATCCCGCGCTGCAAGCGGTGGTGCGGGCGATGGGTCGCGCGTTCGACACCGAGATCCTGTACACCCGCGAGGGCGGCTCCGGCCCGGAGGCGGACCTCCAGGACGTGCTGCGCGCGCCGGTGGTCTTCCTGGGCGTCTCGCTGCCCGACGACGGCTGGCACTCGATCGACGAGAAGGTGGAGAAGCCGCTGCTGCTCAAGGGCGCGGAGGCCGCCGCCTACCTCTGGGAAGAGCTTGCCGCGAGCCGGCGCGGCGCCGCGCCGGGGAAGGACGACCGTTGA
- a CDS encoding endonuclease/exonuclease/phosphatase family protein: MTTLRVATFNLLHGMDLADGESDPDRLRAALADLDADIVALQEVDRHQERSGGADQAAIAAEALGMSQWRFLASVHGVPAPVSGWTEEPSVPGERRVYAADERGEGGPGYGIALLSRLPVSRWRVRRFPAAPLSLPLRVQGRPGLTRVPDEPRGVLAAVVEGPHGPFTVLAAHLSFVPGWNISQLARIRRSTADLPGPQLLLGDFNLPGRIPQAVVGRRGRGAGAVRWRSLARVPTYPSYHPRVQFDHVLGHGIGPEAVRRTEAVRLGVSDHCALVVEVKVG, from the coding sequence ATGACCACGTTGCGTGTCGCGACCTTCAATCTCCTGCACGGCATGGATCTCGCCGACGGCGAGTCGGACCCGGATCGGCTGCGCGCCGCGCTGGCCGATCTGGACGCCGACATCGTGGCCCTGCAGGAGGTGGACCGGCACCAGGAGCGCTCCGGCGGCGCCGATCAGGCGGCGATCGCGGCCGAGGCGCTCGGGATGTCCCAGTGGCGCTTTCTGGCCTCGGTGCACGGCGTCCCGGCGCCGGTGTCCGGATGGACCGAGGAGCCCTCGGTACCGGGCGAGCGCCGGGTCTACGCGGCGGACGAGCGGGGCGAGGGCGGGCCCGGATACGGCATCGCGCTGCTGTCCCGGCTGCCGGTCTCGCGCTGGCGGGTCCGGCGCTTCCCCGCCGCGCCGCTGAGCCTGCCGCTGCGGGTGCAGGGCCGGCCCGGCCTGACCCGGGTGCCGGACGAGCCCCGGGGCGTGCTCGCGGCGGTGGTCGAGGGCCCGCACGGGCCGTTCACGGTGCTCGCGGCGCATCTGTCCTTCGTCCCCGGCTGGAACATCTCCCAGCTCGCCCGGATCCGCCGCTCCACCGCCGACCTGCCCGGTCCACAACTGCTGCTCGGCGACTTCAACCTGCCCGGCCGGATCCCGCAGGCGGTGGTCGGCCGGCGCGGACGCGGCGCCGGCGCGGTGCGCTGGCGCTCGCTGGCCCGGGTGCCCACCTACCCCTCGTACCACCCGCGGGTCCAGTTCGACCACGTGCTCGGACACGGCATCGGCCCCGAGGCGGTGCGCCGCACCGAGGCGGTCCGCCTCGGCGTCTCCGACCACTGCGCCCTGGTGGTCGAGGTGAAGGTGGGCTGA
- a CDS encoding PP2C family protein-serine/threonine phosphatase: MIGLILRLLPFLVILAVVVLAAATPENVHVGPLLAVAPALSGLTQTAPRGPLITGGVAAVVSVALAALGQGRGGGEPYVTLLSVALVTTTAWLGVHVRMRQERTIEEVRSVAEAAQEVLLPQVPGTVGPLTVGVRYRAAAAEARIGGDLYEVVPTPFGIRVAIGDVRGKGLGAVRTAAAVLSAFREAAYEEPDLPGVARRLSASLERRLGENDEEFVTLILLGFPPEPACVDILNCGHPAPLLLRAAHAEPLDPPTPTPPLGIMDLRRLDLPVLRVPLLPRDRLLLYTDGIIEARNPAGEFYPLPDRAPDSLPGVEDTLDRLEADVQRHVGRPLQDDAAMVLLEYTPVVARHDELRGARLSA, encoded by the coding sequence GTGATCGGCCTGATTCTGCGCCTGCTGCCCTTCCTGGTGATCCTCGCGGTGGTCGTGCTGGCCGCCGCGACCCCGGAGAACGTGCACGTGGGTCCGCTGCTCGCGGTGGCGCCGGCGCTGTCCGGGCTCACCCAGACGGCGCCGCGCGGCCCGCTGATCACCGGCGGCGTCGCGGCCGTGGTCTCGGTGGCGCTGGCCGCGCTCGGCCAGGGCCGGGGCGGCGGCGAACCGTACGTCACGCTGCTCTCGGTCGCGCTGGTGACCACCACCGCGTGGCTGGGCGTCCACGTGCGCATGCGCCAGGAGCGCACCATCGAGGAGGTGCGCAGCGTGGCCGAGGCGGCCCAGGAGGTGCTGCTGCCCCAGGTGCCCGGCACGGTGGGCCCGCTCACCGTCGGCGTGCGCTACCGCGCGGCGGCGGCCGAGGCGCGGATCGGCGGTGACCTGTACGAAGTGGTGCCCACGCCGTTCGGCATCCGCGTGGCGATCGGCGACGTGCGGGGCAAGGGCCTCGGCGCGGTGCGCACCGCCGCCGCCGTGCTCAGCGCGTTCCGCGAGGCGGCCTACGAGGAGCCGGACCTGCCCGGCGTGGCCCGCCGACTCTCGGCCAGCCTGGAGCGGCGACTCGGCGAGAACGACGAGGAGTTCGTCACGCTGATCCTGCTCGGTTTCCCGCCGGAGCCCGCGTGCGTGGACATCCTCAACTGCGGCCACCCCGCGCCGCTGCTGCTGCGCGCGGCGCACGCGGAGCCGCTGGACCCGCCGACCCCGACCCCGCCGCTGGGCATCATGGACCTGCGCCGGCTCGACCTGCCGGTGTTGCGGGTGCCGCTGCTGCCGCGGGACCGGCTGCTGCTGTACACCGACGGCATCATCGAGGCGCGCAACCCGGCCGGCGAGTTCTATCCGCTGCCCGATCGGGCGCCGGACTCGCTGCCCGGGGTGGAGGACACCCTCGACCGGCTGGAGGCCGACGTGCAGCGACACGTGGGCCGACCGCTCCAGGACGACGCGGCGATGGTGCTCCTGGAGTACACCCCGGTGGTGGCCCGCCACGACGAGTTGCGCGGCGCCCGGCTCAGCGCCTGA